The following proteins are co-located in the Palaemon carinicauda isolate YSFRI2023 chromosome 3, ASM3689809v2, whole genome shotgun sequence genome:
- the LOC137630910 gene encoding uncharacterized protein: MQWTDPHQEYSNVIKKINEHTHSASTASVQVAKVKVNLKRCAEKSQEVPSVLINDRISGVPLSVQASLPTLDSMKKIIRRKRNDISLAPDNPTDLLQLAIPTAYKMYKPDNLSEERFLLADSGPESNRIIIFGRESWVHYLVESTWFVDGTFNIAPILFSQVYCILAKKLGVHPILYIFLTNKQRSTYLRMFEMVKSLVPNLRPECIHCDFEQAVIGAMTECFPGVQIKGCFFHLAQSMQRHIAAVEATRQYNSDPDFSLKAKMILALVFVPHCDLDI, translated from the coding sequence atgcaatggacggATCCACACCAGGAATAtagcaatgtgataaagaaaataaatgaacacactcattcggcctctacagcaagtgtacaagttgctaaggtaaaagtaaatttaaaacgcTGTGCAGAAAAATCACAAGAAGTACCAAGTGTTCTTATAAATGATCGTAtatctggtgtgcctttatcagtgcaagcatcattaccaacgttggacagcatgaagaaaataattagacgaaaaagaaatgaTATTAGCTTAGCGCCAGACAATCCTACCGATCTTCTGCAGTTAGCCATTCCGActgcatataaaatgtataaacctGATAACTTATCGGAAGAAAGGTTTCTTTTGGCTGATAGTGGTCCAGAAAGTAACCGTATCATTATATTTGGAAGGGAATCCTGGGTACATTATCTAGTAGAATCGACATGGTTTGTTGACGGTACATTCAACATAGCCCCTATTTTATTCTCGCAAGTATATTGTATTTTGGCAAAAAAACTTGGTGTTCATCCAATTCTGTATATCTTTCTAACAAATAAGCAACGTTCAACTTACCTACGCATGTTTGAAATGGTTAAATCATTGGTACCTAACCTAAGACCGGAGTGTATCCATTGTGACTTTGAACAAGCAGTTATTGGTGCTATGACAGAATGCTTTCCgggagtccaaataaagggatgttTTTTTCATTTAGCACAAAGCATGCAAAGACATATAGCTGCAGTCGAAGCAACCAGGCAGTACAATAGTGACCCTGATTTTTCTTTAAAAGCCAAAATGATACTTGCTTTGGTTTTTGTACCACATTGTGACCTTGACATCTAG